In one window of Brassica rapa cultivar Chiifu-401-42 chromosome A07, CAAS_Brap_v3.01, whole genome shotgun sequence DNA:
- the LOC103829741 gene encoding uncharacterized protein LOC103829741, protein MEQKNKSDESRPPLMALNHVSRLCRDVKKSLEFYTKVLGFVETERPASLDFDGAWLFNYGVGIHLVQAKDEEKLPSNTDHLDPMDNHISFQCEDMEALEKRLKEVDVKYIKRTVGEQEDAAIDQLFFNDPDGFMVEICNCENLELKPRDSADAIRLPGDRHAPPVSLPGSSDHADDTRLPQTNS, encoded by the coding sequence ATGGAGCAAAAGAACAAAAGCGACGAATCAAGGCCGCCATTGATGGCGTTAAACCATGTATCAAGACTTTGCAGAGACGTCAAAAAGTCTCTCGAGTTCTACACGAAAGTGTTAGGGTTCGTGGAGACAGAGCGACCCGCGTCGCTAGACTTCGACGGTGCGTGGCTATTCAACTACGGTGTTGGGATCCATTTGGTGCAGGCTAAAGACGAAGAGAAGCTACCTTCCAACACGGACCATTTGGACCCGATGGATAACCACATCTCGTTCCAGTGCGAAGACATGGAAGCTTTGGAGAAGAGGCTCAAGGAAGTGGATGTGAAGTACATCAAGAGGACGGTCGGTGAGCAGGAAGACGCAGCTATCGACCAGCTCTTCTTTAATGACCCCGATGGTTTCATGGTCGAGATTTGTAACTGCGAGAATCTGGAGCTTAAACCGCGTGATTCAGCTGATGCTATACGTCTCCCGGGTGATCGACACGCGCCTCCTGTTTCTCTCCCTGGCTCGTCCGACCATGCAGATGATACTAGGCTCCCTCAGACCAATTCTTAA
- the LOC103829739 gene encoding uncharacterized protein LOC103829739: protein MNTQTCLVFFFSSLIITNIALAQDRAPHGLAYETPVAFSPSAFDFFHAKPQNHDATSEPCAESGCSPLPVSAKVQGASEKAQKSEIATMSIGSRSGTGAGGVVGIIFGIAFAMVM from the coding sequence ATGAATACACAGACTTGCctcgttttcttcttctcttctctaatCATCACAAACATAGCCTTAGCGCAAGACCGAGCTCCTCACGGGTTGGCTTATGAGACCCCAGTGGCGTTTTCACCTTCTGCATTTGACTTCTTTCACGCGAAACCACAAAACCATGATGCAACTTCAGAGCCTTGCGCTGAATCCGGCTGCTCGCCTCTCCCAGTGTCTGCAAAGGTTCAAGGAGCTTCTGAAAAAGCACAGAAAAGCGAGATAGCAACAATGTCAATTGGTTCGAGAAGCGGAACGGGAGCTGGTGGTGTGGTCGGGATCATCTTTGGAATTGCGTTTGCCATGGTGATGTGA
- the LOC103829740 gene encoding uncharacterized protein LOC103829740 has translation MISILAQERLLGFTLGSALTGFIVLEQRKLIHESVADRKSQSVDQSQVREGIFGKKYRMEFASVWNKAVDQTFEPAIQYLSSRKW, from the exons ATGATCAGCATTCTCGCTCAG GAGCGTCTTCTCGGCTTCACGCTGGGTAGCGCCTTGACAGGGTTCATCGTTCTCGAGCAGCGAAAACTCATCCATGAGTCCGTCGCCGATCGTAAATCTCAATCCGTCGATCAATCTCAG GTGAGAGAAGGCATATTCGGGAAGAAATATCGGATGGAGTTTGCGTCTGTGTGGAACAAAGCTGTGGACCAGACCTTTGAACCTGCCATTCAATATCTTAGCTCTCGTAAATGGTAG